A single region of the Coregonus clupeaformis isolate EN_2021a chromosome 40, ASM2061545v1, whole genome shotgun sequence genome encodes:
- the LOC121554950 gene encoding protein phosphatase 1 regulatory subunit 1A has product MEPNSPKKIQFSVPMFQRQLDPQASEHIRKRRPTPATHVIYLPPDLTAADDKQMTSHQGEVQSAESSPAQRKHSVYTPPTMKGREPTDCCRGHGEDRDSLPPSRLPQSHTDTLALAEELSEDLPRLADTPRRKDTPYQHQPPLTPGVKLLKSKSKVSFPEEEEEKEEGEEEEEEEKEKEEEEEEEEDKQNN; this is encoded by the exons ATGGAGCCCAACAGTCCTAAGAAGATCCAGTTTTCTGTGCCTATGTTTCAGAGACAGCTGGACCCTCAGGCATCGGAGCAT ATCCGTAAGAGGAGACCTACACCAGCTACCCATGTCATCTATCTTCCACCAGACCTAACTGCAGCAG ATGACAAGCAGATGACGAGTCATCAAGGAGAG GTCCAGAGTGCAGAGTCGTCTCCTGCTCAGAGGAAACATAGCGTCTACACTCCACCCACCAtgaaag GCAGAGAGCCCACAGACTGCTGTAGAGGCCACGGTGAGGACAGAGATAGCCTGCCTCCTAGCAGACTACCCCAgtcccacacagacacactggcccTAGCAGAGGAGCTATCAGAGGACCTGCCACGACTGGCAGACACACCGAGGCGCAAAGACACCCCCTACCAACACCAGCCTCCCTTGACTCCAG GGGTCAAGCTGCTCAAGAGCAAATCAAAAGTATCCTTccctgaggaggaggaagagaaagaggagggggaggaggaagaggaggaggagaaagagaaagaggaggaagaggaggaggaggaagacaagcAGAATAACTAG